In one window of Miscanthus floridulus cultivar M001 chromosome 12, ASM1932011v1, whole genome shotgun sequence DNA:
- the LOC136498037 gene encoding transcription repressor MYB6-like, whose product MECPLGWGRQEEVDGWRKGPWTSQEDKLLVDHVTQHGEGRWNNVSKLAGLKRSGKSCRLRWVNYLRPDLKRGKITPQEESIIVQLHALWGNRWSTIARSLPGRTDNEIKNYWRTHFKKGKPSKSIERARARFLKQRQQQQSLIGQLDEDGDQRRGTCCTGATADDDDRGSATAGDACAAPTTAVATDAAGDLIMHVDAMDCFIMCPMSCDDLLLLHGAGGGQGGGTAGSCCGSTASDEYGSSEEDGATWGSLWNLDGAGEVCTLW is encoded by the exons ATGGAGTGCCCGCTCGGCTGGGGACGGCAGGAGGAGGTGGACGGGTGGAGGAAGGGCCCCTGGACCAGCCAGGAGGACAAGCTGCTCGTCGACCATGTCACGCAGCACGGCGAAGGGAGGTGGAACAACGTCTCCAAGCTTGCAG GGCTCAAGAGAAGTGGCAAGAGCTGCAGGCTGCGGTGGGTCAACTACCTGAGACCAGATCTGAAACGGGGTAAGATCACACCCCAAGAGGAGAGCATCATAGTCCAGCTCCATGCTTTGTGGGGAAACAG GTGGTCGACGATCGCTCGCAGCCTCCCTGGCAGGACGGACAACGAGATCAAGAACTACTGGAGGACGCACTTCAAGAAGGGCAAGCCGTCCAAGAGCATCGAGCGCGCGAGAGCCCGGTTTCTCaagcagcgccagcagcagcagtcTCTAATTGGTCAGCTTGACGAGGACGGGGACCAGCGCCGCGGCACGTGCTGCACCGGCGCCAcggccgacgacgacgaccgTGGCAGCGCAACCGCCGGTGACGCGTGCGCGGCGCCGACGACGGCGGTAGCCACCGATGCGGCCGGGGACCTGATCATGCACGTCGACGCCATGGACTGCTTCATCATGTGCCCCATGTCCTgcgacgacctcctcctcctccacggcgccggcggcgggcaGGGCGGCGGCACCGCCGGCAGCTGCTGCGGCTCCACGGCCAGCGACGAGTACGGGTCCAGCGAGGAGGACGGCGCCACGTGGGGCAGCCTGTGGAACCTCGACGGCGCCGGGGAGGTGTGCACGCTGTGGTAG